cttaatagtTTAAGACtttctatgttttttatttttgttatattattaactaatcattattgtttatttaatttcatgatctatctttatattttatttttgttactttaaTCAATTCTTAGCAAAGATCGGTATttagttgtatttaattttatgacaaTATTGAACTAAGTTTCTATGTTACTATTTTTgcttgtttttattattattattatttattttattttattttttaataattatacattaacttgtgtttgtttgaggttggattgagttataaatggtggataaataaaacttcaaCAAAAATTGACAACGGAACTCGAAAATAaagggttggattgggttaccaatccaaccaaccctaACTTTTTGTTTGGGTAAATTCATCAGTTGAACCGGGACCATGTACACTCCCTAGtatttttcattgatttcttAAATccttagaaaatattttctgctctagttttcaaattttttccTTATAAGTTCGATCAAAGATTTGAGCATACATGTATTGATCGAGACCTAAACTTAATTACGTGACTTAActgttaattaaattttgaaagagtGCAATTGTGATACCCGGTGAGGACTAGAGAACGTATATATGTATGGatggatgaaaaaaaaaacttgaataGGATAATTCACCAAAAATTGGTATTCTAATGGCTCACACACACCGCCCAATGAAAAACGCCTCATCTCTGCTGAGGCATCTGCTGCTTCTCATCTTCTTATCCTCTCCGGCGGCCGGCGAacccacaaacaaaaagaaccaCTTCGTGCTGGTGCACGGTTCCTGCCATGGGGCGTGGTCATGGTACAAGCTCTCGACCCCAGGCAGCCCAAGACAATATCCTCAGCCTTCCACTACTTTCAGCCGTTGACGGAGTTCTTGGCCGGTTTGCCCTCCGGCGAGAGGGTGGTCCTCGTCGGCCACAGCTTCGGCGGGCTGGGAGTTGCCGTTGCTTTGGAGGAATTCCCAGAAAGGATCTCTGTTGGTGTCTTTGTCGCTGCCTCCATGGCTGGTCTCAATCTCAGTGTTTCCACCGTTCGTGCCGAGGTAAATTTTTAGAACGAGTCTGCTAAGGAAATGTTTCCACATAATTATTCGTTGTACTTCTTAAATTTCACAATTCAATTCACCCTCTTCGGGACCctgcgtcctcgctagcactcatcacaatccacccatttcGTGCCTATGTCCTTACTGACACtagttcccttcttcaatcagTGTAAGActtcccaatccaccctcttcgaggtccagtgtcctcgctgacacatcgcccgatgtctcgctctaataatatttgtaatagtccaaaacCCACAACTAGCAAATATGGTTTTTTTAGCTCTCTTCTAAGCTTCCTCTTAAGGTTTCTAAAATATGTCTGCTagtgagagattttcacaccagaatgtttcgttctcctctcctacatttgattaaattttcagtttttttaatGGCCAAATTGGGGATAAATTGTTTCCGACCGGATCAACATTTTGAATAACTTTATGTTTTTGATACTCAACTTAGTGTCAACATACAACCGACCCTAAACCAATCGGCTCATAAATTGACGAATTTGACACAAAGTTTAGATTTGATATACTCTAttaccttttgtttttttcgaATGATATTATGTTTTGTTAACCATAATTATTCTcgaaaaatttaataaaatgttgGCCATAAAATCGACGTAGTAATAACCTATAGTGATGGCTAGGCATTTTCTTagattaaacttttttttttttgttgttgctaTATTTACAAATCGAATGACGAAAAGGAACGATCTCCACCGTTGGACAGTCATAATGTGTACGAAAATGGAGAGGACAAGCCTCCAACGTCTTATATTTTGGGTCCTTTAAAGTTGGCAAAACATCTCTACTCACTCTCACCACCCGAGGTAATCTCCTTCACTTCTCTAATTCAATATGTTTGAACTGACTTTTTAAccgaaataatttttaaccacttaaaaaatcaattgaaaaaGACTCTTAAAACTTTACGATATGTATGTAACATGCAGGATTTGTCATTGGCAATCACGTTGGTGAGACCTTTTCCTCTATTGAAAATCAATGGTTCTGAGTTCGAGTTCACAAAAGAAAGATACGGGTCTTTGAAAAGGGCTTACGTTATTACAGAGGGAGATTTGATGGCGACGATGAATTTTCAGTTGTGGATGATTGAGAATAACCCACCTAATATtgttgtggagattaaaggatCAGATCATATGGTCATGATATCTAAGCCGATCGAGCTTGCCTATAAACTCGGACATATTGCCCAACAAGTTTCTCTACTCGACTTTTGATCTTTACCAATGTGGTAAGGTTGCTCatgtaattacaaatttattgaaattgttCTTCCTTCTAAAATATTACCTCATAACACGTGTCgtgaaatttataattttaaaattagaatataatttaattttatgttattttctaTGTATTATATAGTATTACAATAACCTATCGAATTTAGGGAAAATACTCAAATTTTTGCATATCACGACCCTTCATGTTTATGATTTATAAATAACTCTGGTTGACGTTGCACATTTTGCTAGTAATTCGGTTCAAACGAAAGCTTCGGTTGCCTTTGGCTTGAACTGTTTGATAGGGAACGATCGTACACTTAAACGTGGCGctctttgtaaataaatacttCTATTAGTTTGTTGGGTTCACCACGTGGTATTAACTCTAAGTTTCTCGTAGGTTGATGAGTCTTCCTTTCAATTCTAATGGATCACGAGACGATTTCTTTTTGTGGTATGGAATTCGTGCTTTGATAACTCTTGTAACCCATGTCATCTTTTGAAAACTCATTCATGCTATCTACTTGTCTCGAACGgattttaaaagtgaaaactatctGTACAAACCAACATGAGTCTTATTCGTACAAACCGGGGATCATAACACTTGACACTCGGCTTGAAGTTGAGCTGCCTCTTGAAAATATTCACTCGTAAAAACGGTTCAACAACAAGAgattcaaacttaaaattgattgagatataattttttaattattaaaacttaattttaatttgattattgaatttcaatctttaatccaaactatattattattatttatatatatatatataaaagtacAGATGTATGTTCAGACTTCATATCACaataatagaagaaaaattaatggcaaattagtaaataaaaaaacatacaaaaatcagagagcgagagagagagagattaagtTACCTGCCTGTCTTACACAGTCAGTCACCATCCAATGGAATCTGTATACGTGTCGACGTTCCCcgcctttatttatttatatatattttctctattctCGGATgctttcttaaaatgtcggcACGAATCTTCAGCTTAGCTGTCATCGAAAAACAATCTAGCTGACCGGATGACGTGGCAGTCTCCCATTGGAGATGGGAACTTTCCAGTCAGCTTCCCCGGAAGTCTGACGAACACGACAGTTCTCCGGCGGTATAAAACCCCACTTTCATTCATCAACTGACACTCTGTTTTTTGTCGGCACAAAAATCCATTCCGCTCATtccaatttcatcaaattattagtttcttttttcctcttcttaaaacaagaaatccCACTTTCAAAAGATCAatctttctccatttttccCCCCACTTAGATTTCCCGGCCAAAACAGAGCTCCCGCCGCCGTCCGTGGAGGCCGGAAAATGATGAAGAGAACACCCAATCACAATCACAATCACAATCGCAATCGCAATGTGGTTAATGGTAAAGCCGCACAATCATCCTCAACGACgtcgttttcttcttcttcctctgccGCTGCCGGCGACGAGCCACTCGACTGGGAAATGAGGCCGGGCGGAATGCTGGTTCAGAAGCGAACTGACAAATCCGAGTCACCGGCACCGATTCTCCGCCTCAGAGTCGCATTTGGCGCTGTCCGATTCGAGATCCCCATCAGCTCCCAAGCCACAttcggtaaaaaaaaaaaaaaaaaaaaaaaaaaacagtgtGTTGTTCATCATAAATTggtaaaaaagaacaaatctTTCGATAATTTGACATAAAATAACATGTGGGGTTGCTTCGTTTTTGCAAGATCCGGGAGAAAGTGGAAATTAAACATAggtatggtttttttttttttttttttttgtttNGGAGCTGAAGAGGGCGCTGACGGCGGAGACAGGGCTGGAGGCGGCGGAGCAGAAGGTGATTTacagagggagagagagggaaaacgGGGAGTATTTGGAGGGCTGTGGTGTGAAAAACAGATCGAAAGTGGTGTTGGTTGAGGATCCGGCCAGCATTGAAAGAAGATACACTGAAACCAAAAGGAACGCTAAGATACAGACCGCTCATCGGGCCATTTCCGCCGTCTCCATGGAACTTGATAAGCTCGCCGACCAGGTCACcttctatttttaatctctgttttttttaatattattttaatattatttctaattatttcattgcagaaataaattataatttttttccaaactcaaacaaatttattaaaaaatgaacctAGGTTTGGTTTCAATTATTCtagtcatttattttaattattaaatattaactcTTCAAGTatctatttaatatatatatttttaaaaattaccttAAAATTTATTCTCAAAGTTATtggagaataaaaattaaataaatatatgccTTGTATTATAAGAATTAACCATAAATTTAGATTGGTACGTTTAAATCCTAAATAAgtaattatatcaaattttaatattatttataattatatgagtggaataaaaattgtattgctggttcaaattaaataactcttaaaatatttaattaaaatttataacttaatttcaatatatattttaaaaataattaaaacacgagaataaatattttttaaaaattaaataaatattgtatatataattgtattacacgtaaaaatgtatattttaaaattaataataaatttagatggGTTAAGTTCcgttcaatttaattttagaaaaatctataaacgaattcattcataacattttcatttatttgaatctaacTCAACTCAAATAAGTTGAAATCAAAGAACAGTAACAAAAATATAGCAACGATTTGAATGTCCATCACGATGAAACAGTGAAAAACTCATGAATTATGAACAGGTTTCTGTAATGGAAGAATCAATATCAAATGGAATCAAGGTTCCTGAAATTCAGATCACCACACTGATAGAGATGCTGATGATGCAAGCCATCAAGCTTGACACCATTGCTGCAGAAGGAGCTGCTTCCACTCAGAAAATTTTGCAGGTAAAAACATCTCTCTCTGTTCATCATAAAACCAAACCAAGCCCGACCCAATCGAGAGCCCGCCATGTTCTTGATGTCGAGTTCTATACGACCCCGAATCGTCAAAAAACGATACCAATTCGACCTTGCTTTTTTGATTGCAGGGGAAGAGAGTGCAGAAATGTGTTGAAATGCTTGATGTTTTGAAGGTTAGAAATGCAGGGGTGGAAGTTGTGAAGCCTGTGATTGTTACAACCAAATGGGAGACGTTTGATCACTGGCCATCTCTTATTGATCTTTGATCCTTGTTTTTTTcatatgtgttttttttttcgagtttTCGAGGTAACCGAACGACGAAACGGACAGTTGGAATGGTTTAAGGTTCCTGCTGAATTATTGAATGGTTTAAGGTTCAAACAGTACACTAAAACTAAAGCAACTGAGCTAGTAATCAATTACTTCTATGTTTCTCAACTCTCAAGGCCATCCCAAACAAAAGCAGGTTTTGGATTAGGAGTTAGTATGGGTGTGTGCTACTGTTTCTAGTATAAACTCGAG
This genomic interval from Cucurbita pepo subsp. pepo cultivar mu-cu-16 chromosome LG20, ASM280686v2, whole genome shotgun sequence contains the following:
- the LOC111782579 gene encoding BAG family molecular chaperone regulator 3-like gives rise to the protein MMKRTPNHNHNHNRNRNVVNGKAAQSSSTTSFSSSSSAAAGDEPLDWEMRPGGMLVQKRTDKSESPAPILRLRVAFGAVRFEIPISSQATFGELKRALTAETGLEAAEQKVIYRGRERENGEYLEGCGVKNRSKVVLVEDPASIERRYTETKRNAKIQTAHRAISAVSMELDKLADQVSVMEESISNGIKVPEIQITTLIEMLMMQAIKLDTIAAEGAASTQKILQGKRVQKCVEMLDVLKVRNAGVEVVKPVIVTTKWETFDHWPSLIDL